CAGCCGAGCGGCAGCACGAACAGGTGGAGGGGCGGGCGTTCGCGTGCCGCGGCCAGAAACCCGGCCGTGAAGATCGCCGTCGGGTCCGGGGCCATACCCGCAAGCGGTACAGAACGCCAGCCATAGCCGAGCAGGAGAACGACGATCGGGTAGCCGATGAGGCCGAACAGGGCGAGCGCCAGTCCCGTCCATCCGCGTACGCCGCCGCCGAAGCGGAAGCGCACGCGGCCCAGCACGGCGCAGGTCAAGGCGATCAGGCCGCCCTGGACGATCCACGCGCTGCCATAGACCGGCGCCATGAAGTTCAGGATTGCCATGTGTTGAAGCTGGTGGGCCCAGCCGACCCACACCCAGGCGGCCGCCAAGAGCGCGCCGGCAAGCCGTGCGCTGACGCCCGCGCGTCCGGGCAGCGGTCGCACAGCAAGGGCGAAGGCGACCGGCATCAAAACGACCGCGAGCAGGGCCTCGGGAAACCACAAGCGGTTGTATTCGGCCATCGAGGCGAAGAAGACCTCGACCGTATAGGGCAGGCTCATGGACGGGCTCCGGGCCGGCCGGTCGCCGGTCTACAGGCCTTCGACATACCGCACCATCCTTCGGCGCAGGTCGGGGTCGGGCAGACGACCATGGAGGGCGCTCATATTCTCCTGCATGTGCTCGATCCGCGTGGTCGCGGGAATGGCGCAGGTCACGGCCGGGTGGGAGATGATGAACTTGAGAAAGAACTGCGCCCAGTTCTCGCAGTCGAATTCGCCGATCCAGTCGGGCAGCGGCTTGTCCTGGAACAGGCGAAAAAGCTCCTTGCGTCTGAACGGCCGGTTGACGATGACGCCCAGACCGCGCTCGGCGGCAAGCGGCAGCAGCCGGTTCTCCGCCCAGCGGTCGAGGATATTGTAAGTGAACTGGACGAAGTCGATGGGCCGATCGCGCATGATACGCTCGATCTCCCGGTGCCGGCTGCCGTGCGAGGTGGTGACGCCGATATAGCGGATGCGGCCCTCCTCCTTGGCCTGAAGCAGGGTCCGCAGATGACCTTCCCAGTTCACCAGGTTATGGACCTGCATCACGTCGAACCTGTCGACGCCCCACAGCGCGCGCGCCTCTTCCATCTGCTCCCGTCCGTCGTCGGTCGAGGGCGTCCAGACCTTTGTCGCGGAGATCAGCCCCTCCGTATCGGCGAGACGCTCCAGGCACCAGCCGACAACGTCCTGGGAGGAGCCGTACATCGGCGAAGAGTCGATCATCCCGCCGCCGCGCTCGAAAAAGACGCGTAGGATCTCCCTGCGCTGCTGGCGCAACGCGGTGCTCCAGCCCACATTGAAGGTGATCCAGGTGCCCATGCCGACGGCGGGAATGCGCTCGCCCGTCGCAGGGATCGCACGGGTGATCATTCCGGTCGCCGCCGCCCGTTCGGCCGCATGGCCGAGCATCGGCGCAAGCGCCAGACCGGCGGCCGAGGCGAGAAAGCCGCGGCGCGTAAGTCGCGGCCGGTTTCCAGTCATCCGTTATCGGTCTCCTGCTTGCGAACGCAAATGGGAGGCTCACGACCGGGCTTCAAGTGTCGGCGACCAAACAGGGGTGCATCGCCGAAATCGTTGGGGCGGAGCAGAATCGACGGGATGTTGCCGAGACAACGCCGCTCACTCCGGCAGCGTCACGAACCCCTCATGGGTGAGCGGGAAGAATGGGTTGTGGGCGATCTCCCAGGCGTGACCGTCCGGGTCGGCGAAATAGCCGGAATAGCCGCCCCAATGCATCTTCTTGGCGGGCGCGAGCACCCGCGCGCCGGCCTTGACCGCCAGGGCAAACGCGTCGTCCACGGCCGCTTCGCTTTCAAGATTGATGGCAAGCGCAAAGCTCTCCGGGCCGGCAGGGGCGTGCGGCCTGTTCGATTCGGCGGCGAGCGCCTTGCGGCCGTATAGCCCCAGTACCAGATTGTCGAGGGCGAGGAAGCTGATGTCGGGCGTGCTCGCAGTTTCCGACCGCCTCCAGCCCAGGCGCTTGTAGAAAGCGGTGCTGGCGGCGACATCGGCAACGCCGAGGGTGATCAGGTTCACTCGCCCAGGCAGCATGTCGGTTTCTCCCTCGTGACCGGTTCCCCTTGCGGGAGAGAGCCTGCCCCCGACCCGATCGGGGGGGTGCGCAGACTTAGGGCCGAAGTCCCTTAGCCGTAACTGGGCGAGGGGAGAGCGGCACGGCTATCCCCCCTCATCCGGCTCGGGTCCTCTTAGGACCCTCGCCACCTTCTCCCGCCGGGGGAGAAGGTTTTTCCGCCCCCTCACGCGAACAGGCTGAGCTGCTCGCCCTGCGGCGGCGGCCGGGTGAACAGGTCGGTGCGCAGCTTCGCCTTCTCCTCGTTGAGGCCGAAGCGCTTGGCGGCAAGCTCGAAGCGCCGGCCGAGCAGCCACGCATAGGGGCCCGAGCCGCGCATCCGCCGTCCCCAGGTCGCGTCATAGTCCTTGCCGCCGCGCATGCCGCGCAGGATCGAGAGCACCTTTCCCGCCCGGTCCGGGAAGTTCGCCAGCAGCCATTCCTGGAACAGGTCGCGCACCTCGAGGGGCAGGCGCAAAAGGATATAGCCGGCCTCCTTGGCGCCGGCCGACGCCGCGCTCATCAGGATCTGCTCGATCTCCGCATCGTTGAGCGCCGGGATCACCGGCGCCACCATGACCGAGGTCGGAATTCCGGCTTCCGCCAACAGGCGGATCGTCTCGATGCGCCGCTGGGGCGCCGCCGCGCGCGGCTCCATGGCGCGCGACAGCCTGTGGTCGAGGCTGGTCACCGACACCGCCGCCTTGACCAGGCCGCGCTCGGCCATGCGCGACAGGATGTCGAGGTCGCGGGCGATCAGCGCCGACTTGGTGACGATGCCGACCGGATGCGAGAAGCGGTCGAGCACCTCGAGAATGCCGCGCATGATGCGCCGCTGCCGCTCGATCGGCTGGTAGGGGTCGGTATTGGTGCCGATGGCGATGGTCTTCGGCGTGTAGTCGGGGTCGGACAGCTCCTTTTCCAACAGCGCCGCGGCGTTCGGCTTGGCGAACAGCCGGGTCTCGAAATCCAGCCCCGGCGACAGGCCGTAATAGGCATGCGTCGGCCGCGCGAAGCAATAGACGCAGCCATGCTCGCAGCCCTGATAGGGGTTGATGGAGCGGTCGAAGGAAATGTCGGGCGAGGTGTTGCGGGTGATGATCCTCTTGGCCCGCTCCTCGGTGACCGTGGTCGCGAAGGGGGGAAGGTCGTCGAGGCCGCCCCAGCCGTCGTCGGTCTCGCTTCTTTCGAACCGCTCGAAACGCCCGGTCGCATTCGACGCCGCGCCGCGCCCGCGCCGCCGCTTCACGCTGACCGGGCCATTGGC
This portion of the Hyphomicrobiales bacterium genome encodes:
- a CDS encoding DUF6064 family protein encodes the protein MSLPYTVEVFFASMAEYNRLWFPEALLAVVLMPVAFALAVRPLPGRAGVSARLAGALLAAAWVWVGWAHQLQHMAILNFMAPVYGSAWIVQGGLIALTCAVLGRVRFRFGGGVRGWTGLALALFGLIGYPIVVLLLGYGWRSVPLAGMAPDPTAIFTAGFLAAARERPPLHLFVLPLGWAGVAAVSAYLLGFPLDYAVAAAVLAAAALATHSHMRDTIG
- a CDS encoding aldo/keto reductase → MTGNRPRLTRRGFLASAAGLALAPMLGHAAERAAATGMITRAIPATGERIPAVGMGTWITFNVGWSTALRQQRREILRVFFERGGGMIDSSPMYGSSQDVVGWCLERLADTEGLISATKVWTPSTDDGREQMEEARALWGVDRFDVMQVHNLVNWEGHLRTLLQAKEEGRIRYIGVTTSHGSRHREIERIMRDRPIDFVQFTYNILDRWAENRLLPLAAERGLGVIVNRPFRRKELFRLFQDKPLPDWIGEFDCENWAQFFLKFIISHPAVTCAIPATTRIEHMQENMSALHGRLPDPDLRRRMVRYVEGL
- a CDS encoding PA0069 family radical SAM protein, with the protein product MTRKGTAGKGQAQAGAEAGPGLFARGVANGPVSVKRRRGRGAASNATGRFERFERSETDDGWGGLDDLPPFATTVTEERAKRIITRNTSPDISFDRSINPYQGCEHGCVYCFARPTHAYYGLSPGLDFETRLFAKPNAAALLEKELSDPDYTPKTIAIGTNTDPYQPIERQRRIMRGILEVLDRFSHPVGIVTKSALIARDLDILSRMAERGLVKAAVSVTSLDHRLSRAMEPRAAAPQRRIETIRLLAEAGIPTSVMVAPVIPALNDAEIEQILMSAASAGAKEAGYILLRLPLEVRDLFQEWLLANFPDRAGKVLSILRGMRGGKDYDATWGRRMRGSGPYAWLLGRRFELAAKRFGLNEEKAKLRTDLFTRPPPQGEQLSLFA
- a CDS encoding VOC family protein produces the protein MLPGRVNLITLGVADVAASTAFYKRLGWRRSETASTPDISFLALDNLVLGLYGRKALAAESNRPHAPAGPESFALAINLESEAAVDDAFALAVKAGARVLAPAKKMHWGGYSGYFADPDGHAWEIAHNPFFPLTHEGFVTLPE